GCACGTCCTCGGGCCCCGCGACCCCGGATCGCGCGCAGCTGCTCTGCACGTGCCGACTCCTCCGAAGCCTCCCCTGTTGCGCCACGTCGCACCCCCCGCCCCTCAGGACAGTTGCCATGTGGCTCATCCAACGTCTGCTTGAGCGTTTGCATATTAATCATATGCGACTCACGTCAGTTATGTCTCCCATAAAAGTGAGCGGACGCTTCAGGAATCCGCCTTTTCATATaccttttaaaaataataatgatattaatGAGAtcaatataagattaaaaataatctTACATATATATTTCTAAGGATAtgtgcatttatttatttttaaataaagaaaAATCTCCACAGACCTCATGACTATTTAACCGCCCCCGCTCTCATGCCATTCATCCCTCGCCCTGTCTCCTTCGCTCTTCCTAAACCCTCAGAAAACCTTCCTCCCTTCATCTCATCTTCTTTCCTTCCTCCAAAGATCGCACCTTTTCGCCTCCTCGCCCCTGAATCTGCCATCAAGACCGCTTCTTGACGCTGCCGATGTCGTCGCCCTGGGTGGACGCTTCCTCCCTCCTCCTTTTTCTCCCTAAAACCGCGTTTTCCCCGATCCTCGCAGTGGCCCTCATTGCCTTCTCCGTCCTATGGTTCTGCCCCGGCGGGCTTGCGTGGGCCCTCTCCAGGGCTCATTCATGCACCATCCGCGGCCCCTCCGGTTTCGTCCTCGCTCTCGCCGGCACCGCTTCCCACCGGGTGCTCAAGAGGCTTGCTGACACGCTAGAAGCCTTGGACTTGATGGCCTTCTCGGTGGGATTCACCCGGTTCGTCGTGGCGAGCCGTCCCGAGACGGCGAAGGAGATCCTCAACAGCTCGGCCTTCGCCGACCGCCCGATCAAAGAGTCCGCCTACGGGCTCCTCTTCCATCGCGCCATGGGGTTCGCTCCGTTCGGCGATTACTGGAGGAATCTGAGGAGGATCTCCGCCACCTACTTGTTTAGCCCTCGCCGTATCGCCGCGTTTGGCGAGCGCCGGAGGGACATCGGCCAGCAAATGCTGGCGGACGTCCAGGACCATATGGCCATGAATGGCGTGGTGGAGATGAAGAAAGTCCTGCACTTTGCGTCTCTGAACAACGTCATGATCAGCGTTTTCGGGAAAAGATTTGATTACTCCAAGGGTGAGGGGTTGGAGCTGGAGTCCCTGGTCAAGGAAGGGTACGAGCTACTTGGCGTCTTCAATTGGGCTGATCACTTTCCTTTGTTAGGGTGGTTGGACTTGCAAGGGGTGAGGAAGAGGTGCAGGGCTTTAGTGAAGAGGGTAAACGCCTTCGTCGGGAGCATCATGGAAGAGCACAGGAAGAGGAGAGTTTGTGGTGATGTGGTGGATGGCGAGGGTGACTTTGTGGATGTCCTCCTTGGcatggaagaggaggagaagctttCTGACGCCGACATGGTTGCTGTTCTCTGGGTAACAACCTTTACTACTGCACTATGCTTTGTGTTTGCTTGGTTGTCATAACTGATCGCCGTGACTGCTTTTTTCCCTCGTTCTGTTCCTTTTGCTATTCTAAGAGAAATAGTTATTGCACTGCAAGGATTCATAAATGAATGCGTTAGAATAGTTTCTGTCACACAATTCTAAGAACGGCACTCAGAATCTTGTCTGCTCCCTGCTGTCTAAGCGATAGTCGAGGTTTTCTTGTACTGTAGCAATCACTGCTTTCCATGAACCCTTCCGACTTTTACTCCTTGCAGGAAATGATCTTTAGAGGAACTGACACAGTAGCCATCCTCTTGGAGTGGATAATGGCCAGAATGGTTCTGCACCCAGACATCCAATCCAAAGCGCAATCCGAAATCGATGAAATCGTGGGAGTATCCCGTTCTGTTTGTGATGCTGATGTCGCGAGCCTTCCGTACCTCCACGCCATCGTGAAAGAATCTCTCAGGCTGCACCCACCTGGTCCGCTCCTCTCCTGGGCTCGCCTTGCGGTACACGATGTCCACGTCGGGGATCACTTCATCCCCGCCGGCACCACCGCGATGGTGAACATGTGGGCGATAACTCACGATGAATCCATCTGGGCGGAGCCTAATGAGTTCATTCCGGAGCGTTTCATCAGGGAGGACGTCAGCGTTCTGGGCTCCGACCTGAGGTTAGCGCCATTCGGTGCAGGGAGGAGGGTTTGCCCAGGGAAGGCCATGGGATTAGCTACTGTTCATCTTTGGCTGGCTCAGCTGCTTCAGAGCTACAAATGGGTGCCAACAGAGGGTGGTGTGGATCTGTCGGAGTGCTTGAAGATGTCACTTGAGATGGAGAAGCCTTTGGCCTGCAAAGCTGTTCCAAGGTGGTGAATGGGCACGAGGTGCTTTAAAGGTTACATATAAGAGTCTCTAACTAGCTCATATAGTAGTGTTTAGAGAATGGAGATCATTTTGGCCTCAATATCTCCATCGCTGTGTGACTTGTTGGGTAGGCTTGTTCTATGTAGTTGATCTCTGCAACTCTCTATAAGTGTCGCTGTTATTTATAATGCTTAGTTCTAGTACATGAATTATAGGCGAAATATTAATGCCACTGCTTTGTTTTTGTGCAAGTGTTTTCGTGTCTTCTGATTGTTTTTGTTGCTGCTGATCGCATGTTGTTGTAAGCATAAAGTCTATAATTATGTTATATCGCATGTTGTTTCTCTTGCAATGTGGCTAGTGGAATGTACATGCAATGATAGGATTAGTGGTTTCACTATAGCTTCTTGGTGGAGTATCTTGTAAAGAGATTTGTGTTTTGTGCATATGCTATCAGGAATTAATTACTTTCTGCAGTCTTTGGTTTATACTACTCTTGTTTTCTCCAGTGATCTTACGCTGCATAATCCGAGCATGTGTTGCCATGGATTTAAGCTTCCTGTCATTATGGGACTCTCTCCTTTCCTGCTCTATCTTAGGTGGTTCTCCAAGCTATCAATGATAAGTGGTTGGTTTCTCATGATTAAGgggagtttttcaattgatgaagcTGATACTTTTCAGAGTTAATCTTCATGAAGAAGATATGCTTTATGTTATGTGTATCAAGATCATGTTTTATTCATTAACATAGTCTGGCAAGCCTTGAGTAGCTTTAAACCTGCCTTGCTTTCATCTACTGTCCTGATCCAGAACTTCTTATCATGGCATCACACTTCCTTATTCTCTCATGCCTCTTTTCCAAATGCCATGCATATAGCTTTTTGCTAAGCATGCCTCTTGGTACTAAATGTATACAATTCTAACACTGGACCTTTGTCATTTTCTAGTAAAGTATGTGATCTAGTTAGTGTTCTTCCAGTTGCACTCTAGAGTAGGACAAGTAAATCATCGAGGAATAAGAACTCAGGCAAGCTCAATGATATGATTCCAGGGTCATTGTTCTTTTTGAGATCCAAATCCCACACGGAATATTTAGAATTACATATACAGAAAGCTCCTTCCCTTTCTTCCGAGGAAAAAAAGGATGTCTAACTGGCTTGGGGATGTTCTTCAAGATAACTCCAACTtggtctttctttctctttcactTGCAGCTGCACCACATTGCCAAGTATTCTTCAGCTCCTGCATCACTGCCATTTGGCGGCGCATGTCATCAGGGCAGGGGAACTGGATGGTCCAGAAGATCTCAGGGAATCTCTGCCTTCTTTTGATGATTGGACATGGTTAGAAAGGAAGAGCAATGTGGTCTTTCAGAGCATATGATCATGGAAAGCAGATTTTGACCAGACCACCAATTGAAATCCAGGAACATATTCTTCTCTTGCCACTTTCAATTGAATCTTTATTATAGTTGGATTTATGGGTCATATGGCTGCTACTTTGAGCAAATAATACTTGCATTTCTAGTCTtggttctgcaggaaccagtgaATTTGGCATACATATGTTCTCCTGAGTTCTAATTGGCATGTAGCTAATGACCCTTGATCTGATCACCATATAAAAAGCAAATCTTTGTTTTTTCATTGCTAGATCGTTTGTTCATGATGGTCCTATTGTTCCAGTAAATTTAAGTTGTCTttgaatttattttaccttctCTAATCATCTTTGTTTGTTCGATACCGAAAAGCAACTGATTAAATCTGTTTGCTTGTCAATTGGAATATGTTTTTGAGCTAAGAGGGCTAAATCTAAAATCTTCATGTTTCCACTAATAATCCTTGATGAAGACATTGTACTTAGTTATTGAGCAATGATGATGCAGTTATCTCAATTGAATCAAGCTGTGACTGAGCCTTCCATCAGTCATCAATAATGTGAACTTTATGATTCATTTCTAGCCAATCTAAGGCACCCATGTTGCAGGTGGGCTTCTTTGGTTTTCATTATATCAGACACAGGATGCTATGGAAATGTGCCTTTGCATAGATCATATCTGAGTTCAACTTGTTCTAAAGAGCTTGAAACAATCAAGTGATTGGTTAGCAATAGGTATGTAGGATGTGGAAGGCATAAAGCTTGATAGGAAATGATGACTTGCATTCTTCTTATCCACCTGCAAGGCACCAATTCTCTGTGATTATTGATTTGCTAATCATAAGTTACAATCAACTTGCCATGGTTTGATTCTCCCCTGGAAAAGGTAGGTGCTTCTAATCATCATGCCATGTTCTGCATCAGATACTCATGTTCTTCCCTTAATGTTTAGAAAAATACAAGGTAGAAGATTGATGATGATCTTCCCATGTTCTCTAGTTGCTTTCCAATGTTTGTAATATAGCATtgtttcatatattttcacaagTGGAATGAGTCAGATCCatcatagtttgggagactgaaATGTCAAGGTTGTGACAGAATTGAAGAACTGAGTAAAAAAAAAACCTTCCAGTTACTCAAAGTTGTATGGACAGATCCAATCAAGACTTTAAAGGGCTATAATGTTTTGCATGGGCTTCGCTTGATGGGTTGGGTTTATGGGGGCGGCACACTATCAAAATGCATATAAAAGAAAAAGTTTGGATTGAGTTAATTGAGCTAGGGTTGAGATCGATTTCTCAAAGAGTGATcattcttagatttttttttttttttttttttttatactcatGTCCACATGACTAATTTAAAACTatttaaaactttaaattatgatacatatattaaaaatattatttctccaTAAAATTATAAACTCTCATTAGCGATTTCAATAAATGCTCGAGCGTTCACCTAGGTGCTGGCAAGGTGAGACGAGGCCCGAGCACATCGCTTCATGTCCAAGTGCCTCACTTTAAAGAGGTGTCCCTTGGGTGCTTTAAGCGAGCGTCCgagttaaaccaagcgaccgaacaAGTATTTTACGTTCGGTTCAGTCTCGGGTGCttaagttggttcaatcaaaccaactaaaacaTCAATATCAGCCTCTCAGCATCTCTCTCGTGACTTcctcaaccctaaccctgcttgtGATTTTGTCGTTGACATTTCCTCTATGTTGTCACTGCCCCTCTTCGCTGATGTTGCCTCTCTTCGTTATCGCTTCTCTCTGTTGTCGTTGCTACAATCGCCGCTTGCCATTGTTGTCGCTACTCGTCGCCGCTGTTGTCATTGCCACTATCGTTGCTCGTCGTTCTCGCTCCTGCTATCGCTGCTCGTTGCTACCATTGCTACTTCTCTCAGTTAACAGCCTCAATCTTACTCTTATATTGCGCCCCCGCTATTGTTACCGTTGCCACTACCACTACTACTACTCATCGCTGTTGTCGTTATTCGCCACTATCGTCACTCCTACTCTTGCTACCGCTATTCGCCGCTACTGTTactcttactctttattttcacat
The window above is part of the Musa acuminata AAA Group cultivar baxijiao chromosome BXJ1-1, Cavendish_Baxijiao_AAA, whole genome shotgun sequence genome. Proteins encoded here:
- the LOC135587183 gene encoding cytochrome P450 78A5-like; protein product: MSSPWVDASSLLLFLPKTAFSPILAVALIAFSVLWFCPGGLAWALSRAHSCTIRGPSGFVLALAGTASHRVLKRLADTLEALDLMAFSVGFTRFVVASRPETAKEILNSSAFADRPIKESAYGLLFHRAMGFAPFGDYWRNLRRISATYLFSPRRIAAFGERRRDIGQQMLADVQDHMAMNGVVEMKKVLHFASLNNVMISVFGKRFDYSKGEGLELESLVKEGYELLGVFNWADHFPLLGWLDLQGVRKRCRALVKRVNAFVGSIMEEHRKRRVCGDVVDGEGDFVDVLLGMEEEEKLSDADMVAVLWEMIFRGTDTVAILLEWIMARMVLHPDIQSKAQSEIDEIVGVSRSVCDADVASLPYLHAIVKESLRLHPPGPLLSWARLAVHDVHVGDHFIPAGTTAMVNMWAITHDESIWAEPNEFIPERFIREDVSVLGSDLRLAPFGAGRRVCPGKAMGLATVHLWLAQLLQSYKWVPTEGGVDLSECLKMSLEMEKPLACKAVPRW